Proteins encoded in a region of the Tripterygium wilfordii isolate XIE 37 chromosome 21, ASM1340144v1, whole genome shotgun sequence genome:
- the LOC119988400 gene encoding UDP-glycosyltransferase 79B6-like: MAKTNFHIVMFPWLAIGHMTPFLHLSNKLAERGHRISFLLPNKAIQQLQHFNHYPNLITFHSLTIPHVDGLPIGTETASDIPLSLNDLLSIAFDRTRPQFEETVNTTRPDFVFYDSAHWIPEVTKQLGIKTINYNVVCAASIAIALVPARNVVKGRLMSEAELAELPVGYPSSNIVLHGKEWNALTFISFPFGENITFYDRITTAIKGCDAIAIRTCSEIEGNMCDYIGNQYGKPVFLTGPVLPEPAEEKLDEKWEDCLSGFEQGSVLFCAFGSQYILEKDQFQELVLGFELSGLPFLIALKPPMGVSTIEQALPEGFEERVKGRGVVWGGWVQQPLILAHKSVGCFVNHCGFGSMWESLMSNCQIVLIPHLGDQILNTRIMAGELKVAVEVEREENGWFTKESVCQAIKSVMDKDSEVGALVKKNHEKWSEKLVTPGLMSGYIDKFVENMKELVR; encoded by the coding sequence ATGGCTAAAACCAATTTCCACATAGTCATGTTCCCTTGGTTAGCCATAGGCCACATGACTCCATTCCTTCACCTATCCAACAAACTAGCTGAAAGAGGCCACAGAATCTCTTTCTTACTACCCAACAAAGCAATCCAACAACTCCAACACTTCAATCACTACCCAAATCTCATCACATTCCACTCCCTAACCATCCCACATGTGGATGGTCTCCCAATAGGCACAGAGACTGCCTCTGATATCCCACTTTCTTTGAATGACTTGCTCTCCATTGCCTTCGATCGAACCCGGCCTCAATTCGAAGAAACGGTGAATACCACAAGGCCAGATTTTGTATTCTACGATAGTGCTCATTGGATCCCAGAAGTTACCAAGCAATTAGGAATCAAGACAATCAATTATAATGTTGTTTGTGCAGCATCAATAGCGATTGCATTAGTACCTGCTCGCAATGTTGTCAAGGGAAGGTTGATGAGTGAGGCTGAATTGGCAGAGCTGCCGGTTGGATACCCTTCAAGCAACATTGTCCTCCACGGCAAGGAATGGAATGCATTGACATTCATATCGTTTCCATTTGGAGAAAATATCACATTTTATGATAGAATCACGACTGCCATTAAAGGATGTGATGCAATAGCTATAAGGACTTGTTCTGAAATTGAAGGAAATATGTGTGATTACATTGGCAATCAGTATGGTAAACCTGTTTTTTTAACCGGACCAGTTTTGCCAGAACCAGCTGAGGAGAAGCTCGATGAGAAGTGGGAGGACTGCCTATCTGGGTTTGAACAGGGTTCAGTtctgttttgtgcatttgggaGTCAATACATTCTTGAAAAGGACCAGTTTCAGGAActggttttagggtttgagtTATCCGGATTGCCATTTCTGATAGCATTGAAGCCACCAATGGGGGTTTCAACGATTGAACAGGCATTACCGGAGGGTTTTGAGGAGAGGGTCAAGGGGAGAGGAGTAGTTTGGGGGGGATGGGTTCAACAGCCATTGATTCTGGCTCACAAATCAGTTGGGTGTTTTGTGAACCATTGTGGGTTTGGTTCAATGTGGGAGTCTTTAATGAGTAATTGTCAAATTGTGCTTATACCACATCTGGGTGACCAGATTTTGAACACTAGGATAATGGCAGGAGAGCTGAAGGTAGCTGTGGAggtggagagagaagaaaatggaTGGTTCACAAAGGAAAGTGTGTGCCAAGCAATTAAGTCTGTGATGGACAAAGATAGTGAAGTGGGTGCATTGGTGAAGAAGAACCATGAAAAGTGGAGTGAAAAACTTGTAACACCAGGTTTAATGAGTGGTTACATTGACAAGTTTGTTGAAAACATGAAAGAGCTTGTAAGGTag